The Prochlorococcus sp. MIT 0801 genomic sequence TGGGCAGGCTTCAATACATTTTTCACACTCACCACATATTGGTTTGGAAGGCTTATCAGATTCTAAAACTTCAGTAGATAAGAGATGACCTAAAAACATCCATGAACCAATCTCAGAGTTAATTATGTTGCTGTGTTTTCCAATCCATCCAATACCAGCTTCTTCTGCCCATGCTTTATCTAAAAATGCGCTTGTATCAACACATATTTTCCATTTAGCATTTGGTCTTTCTGTTTCTAAAAACTTAGCAATTTTTTTTAATTTTTTTTCAATAATTTTGTGATAATCCTTTCCCCATCCATATCTGGCAATTGATATGTCTTTAGGTGCTCTGTCAGTATCTACATAGTAATTAAGTCCAACAGCAAGAACACTTTTTACCCCTTTGAGAAGGCTTTCTATATCTTTTCTTCTTGGGCTCTTCATCCATTCCATTTTTGCTTGATGGCCTGCTTGTAACCATCTTTCTAATGAAGCGGTTCGAAGTTTGATTCTTGAAGATCCTGGAACTTTTGCAATTCCTACTGCATCAAAGCCTTCTTCAAAAGCTTTTTCTTTAATTTTTTTTGCCAGATCAATAGAATTTTTCAAGATTGGAGCTAGTTTTTCATGAATAATGCTTTTGCCTTTCATTAAAAGGTTTTTTAGTCAATTCCGACTTTATTAGGAGCTTTAAATGCTTTCTTTTGATGTTTTATTTCTATTAATAGCTTAAATTATTTAATTAATGCACTTAATTTGGTTAGATTGTGTATATATATATTTTTCGGACTCTCTTTATTTGGTGCAGTCCTCTCCCAAGGAAGATCTGACTCTTGGCTCAAGGCTTCAGCAGGATCTTAAAAACGACCTAATAGCCGGTCTTTTGGTGGTTATCCCCTTAGCTACCACTATTTGGTTGTCTACAATTGTCAGCCGCTTTGTTTTGGCGATATTAACTTCAATACCAAAACAATTAAATCCTTTCATTACTCTTAATCCTTTATTGCAAGACCTTATCAATCTTGCTTTGGGTTTAACCGTCCCATTACTCGGTATTTTGTTGATAGGTCTTATGGCCAGAAATTTTGTAGGGAGATGGTTGCTTGAGTTTGGGGAAGGAACTCTGTCTCGAATACCACTTGCTGGATCAGTTTATAAAACTCTTAAACAACTTCTAGAAACCTTTTTGAGAGATAATTCAACTAGATTTCGCAGAGTTGTGTTAGTTGAATATCCCCGAGAAGGTTTATTCAGCGTTGGTTTTGTGACTGGTATTGTTGGACCATCTTTACAAACTGAACCAAAGCAACCTTTGTTAAGCGTTTTTATACCTACTGCACCAAACCCTACAACTGGTTGGTACACATTAGTGCCAGAAGATTCTGTTAAAGATTTAGATATCACGGTTGAAGATGCTTTTCGAACTATTATTTCTGCTGGAATTGTAAATCCTGATGATAGGAGTAACTCTACAAATACATCTTTTTCTAGTTTATTTTCTCAGTTAAGAGCATCATCGTCGTAAGGCTTTTAGTTAAAGTTATGCAATTAAAATCAATTTCCAGAGAATTAGCTCTTTTACTCTTAGGACAAATTAAAAAAAAAGATATTAATAAATTAAATACTGAAAGTTTACTTAGTAAAGCAATTGAATCTTTAACTCAACATTGGCGAGAACAATTAGATTCATGTGCATCGCAATTAGAAAAAGCCAATCAGGAATTATTGGATAGTGAATTTCAAGGAGATGCCGGATTGTTAATTAAATCTCGAAATCATTTGAAAACTTGCTTGATTGACTCAGAGAATATACTTAACTGCTTGTCTGAAAGTATCGAATTACCAAGATTACTAGCTTTAGTTGATCAAAAGGAAATACGTGATTTCGCTCTGAGGCGTGTTAATTTAGTTATTGAAAAGCAAGATGAGATTGATCATAAGCTTGATAGCGTTATGGAAGGTTGGCGTTTAAAAAGATTACCTAGAATTGATAGAGATATTTTGAGATTGGCATGGGTTGATTTAATCGATTTTAATACTCCTATGGCTGTTACCTGTAATGAAGCTGTAAATCTGGCTAATCGTTATAGCGATGAACAAGGACGAAGAATGATTAATGGAGTTTTAAGGAAACTTCAAAATTCTGCTTTAATACTAAATTTGAAATGAAAGACGATTTCTCTCAGAACAAACAGAATTCTTCTAATGTGGAGCAAAGTGAGAATTCATCTTCTGGGATTGATGACTCTTTAGATTGGGCAAAACAAGTTTATTTGCAACTGAAGCAAAAGCAAAAAGAGGAAAAAGAGTTATTTCAAAAAGAAATTGAAGAAAAAGAGATACTGAATACTAAAACAAATATAAACGAGGATTTTAAGTCAAATAGTAAAGTTGAAAATAGATTGAAAGTTAGTCAAGAAACACAAGGAGAAGATCAGCCTCAACTAGGAGATTTTGACGATACTTTCACATGGTCAGCAGAAGTTTTAGCCGCTCAAGGTAAAAAAATTGATCAATTTTCATTAGATGAAATTGATTGGCTCAGCAGGCTGAAGCGAGGATTAGAAAAAACTCGTAAAGGCTTTGTTACTGATTTATTAGATAAATTAGGCGACGATCCACTTACTCCTGAAGTTCTTGATGATTTAGAAACTCTTTTACTTAGAGCAGATGCTGGAGTTTCTGCTACTGATCAAATTTTAGAATCTCTAAGAACTAAGTTAAACGAGGAAGTTGTTGAAGCTTCTGAGGGTTTGCGTTTTTTAAAAGAACAACTAGTCAATGTTTTAGAAAAGCCAATCAAAGAT encodes the following:
- the queG gene encoding tRNA epoxyqueuosine(34) reductase QueG, whose product is MKGKSIIHEKLAPILKNSIDLAKKIKEKAFEEGFDAVGIAKVPGSSRIKLRTASLERWLQAGHQAKMEWMKSPRRKDIESLLKGVKSVLAVGLNYYVDTDRAPKDISIARYGWGKDYHKIIEKKLKKIAKFLETERPNAKWKICVDTSAFLDKAWAEEAGIGWIGKHSNIINSEIGSWMFLGHLLSTEVLESDKPSKPICGECEKCIEACPTKAIEEPFIINSNKCLAYHTLENRDQELPKNIINKMGNWIAGCDICQDVCPWNQNNIPSTAEPDLQPSEWILNTSKQDLLSWDDSRWKESLKNSALKRIKPWMWRRNIDSISKNT
- a CDS encoding DUF502 domain-containing protein; translation: MVQSSPKEDLTLGSRLQQDLKNDLIAGLLVVIPLATTIWLSTIVSRFVLAILTSIPKQLNPFITLNPLLQDLINLALGLTVPLLGILLIGLMARNFVGRWLLEFGEGTLSRIPLAGSVYKTLKQLLETFLRDNSTRFRRVVLVEYPREGLFSVGFVTGIVGPSLQTEPKQPLLSVFIPTAPNPTTGWYTLVPEDSVKDLDITVEDAFRTIISAGIVNPDDRSNSTNTSFSSLFSQLRASSS
- the nusB gene encoding transcription antitermination factor NusB; this encodes MQLKSISRELALLLLGQIKKKDINKLNTESLLSKAIESLTQHWREQLDSCASQLEKANQELLDSEFQGDAGLLIKSRNHLKTCLIDSENILNCLSESIELPRLLALVDQKEIRDFALRRVNLVIEKQDEIDHKLDSVMEGWRLKRLPRIDRDILRLAWVDLIDFNTPMAVTCNEAVNLANRYSDEQGRRMINGVLRKLQNSALILNLK